In Anaerostipes hadrus ATCC 29173 = JCM 17467, a single genomic region encodes these proteins:
- a CDS encoding glycyl-radical enzyme activating protein → MQTNGIVFNIQKFSIHDGPGIRTTVFLKGCPLRCKWCANPESQLSQVQILYDKEKCAHCGTCTHVCPNQAISMGDDSYVGIDPSKCAGCLQCVKNCPAKALSYEGEAKDVDEVVKVCLQDIDFYEESGGGVTISGGEGMVQPDFVKALLAKLKEHKIHTAIETTGYIKKEIFRELAPMFDLLLFDVKHYDSDKHYEGTHVHNELIIENLAWAISQGIEVLPRIPVIPDFNDSLDDAKGIAALLNQVGAKKVQLLPFHQFGENKYHLLGKTYSYENVKALHPEDLTDYQRIFLDVGINCFF, encoded by the coding sequence ATGCAAACAAATGGTATTGTTTTTAATATACAGAAATTCAGCATTCACGATGGACCAGGAATCCGTACAACAGTTTTCCTAAAAGGCTGTCCACTGCGTTGTAAATGGTGTGCAAATCCGGAATCACAGTTGAGCCAAGTCCAAATTTTATATGATAAAGAAAAATGTGCTCATTGCGGTACTTGCACCCATGTCTGTCCAAACCAGGCAATTTCTATGGGAGATGACAGTTATGTAGGTATTGATCCATCAAAATGCGCTGGATGTCTTCAATGTGTAAAAAACTGTCCTGCAAAGGCCTTAAGTTATGAAGGAGAAGCAAAAGATGTAGATGAAGTTGTCAAAGTCTGTCTTCAGGATATTGATTTTTATGAGGAATCTGGAGGCGGTGTAACAATCTCTGGCGGTGAAGGAATGGTTCAACCAGATTTTGTAAAGGCTTTACTTGCAAAATTAAAAGAACATAAGATTCATACTGCGATTGAGACGACTGGATATATCAAGAAAGAGATTTTTAGAGAATTGGCTCCGATGTTTGACTTGCTTTTGTTTGATGTGAAGCACTATGACAGTGATAAGCATTATGAAGGAACCCATGTCCATAACGAACTGATCATTGAGAATTTAGCATGGGCGATCTCACAAGGAATTGAAGTTCTTCCTCGAATCCCTGTGATTCCTGATTTCAATGATTCTTTGGATGATGCAAAAGGAATCGCTGCTTTATTAAATCAGGTTGGAGCGAAGAAGGTTCAACTGCTTCCTTTCCATCAATTCGGAGAAAACAAGTATCATTTACTCGGAAAGACTTATTCTTATGAGAATGTGAAAGCATTGCATCCTGAGGATCTTACCGATTATCAGCGGATCTTTTTAGATGTAGGTATCAATTGCTTTTTCTAA
- a CDS encoding fructose-6-phosphate aldolase: MEFILDTVDLEEIKDGVDHMPIVGVTSNPSIVKKTSPEDFFGHMRKVREIIGKERSLHVQVISLDAETIVKEAHRILEEIDDQVYIKVPVSYEGLKAIKILKSEGVNVTATAVYDLMQAYFALAAGADYIAPYVNRIGNLGADPMELISNLQDRIEDDGYDCKIVAASFKGVEQVKNAFNYGAEAITAPYAVLKQVFANPNIDKAVTDFNNDWYAVYGEGKGICDL; encoded by the coding sequence ATGGAATTTATCTTAGATACAGTAGATCTTGAAGAGATCAAAGACGGTGTAGACCACATGCCAATCGTTGGAGTAACAAGCAACCCATCCATCGTTAAGAAAACATCACCAGAAGATTTCTTTGGACATATGAGAAAGGTTCGTGAGATCATCGGGAAAGAAAGAAGCCTTCACGTACAGGTAATTTCATTAGATGCAGAAACAATCGTTAAGGAAGCACACAGAATCTTAGAAGAGATTGATGATCAGGTATATATCAAAGTTCCTGTATCCTATGAAGGATTAAAAGCGATCAAGATCTTAAAATCAGAAGGTGTTAACGTAACAGCAACAGCAGTTTATGATCTGATGCAGGCATATTTTGCATTAGCAGCAGGAGCTGACTATATCGCACCATATGTAAATCGTATCGGAAATCTCGGGGCAGACCCTATGGAACTGATCAGCAATCTTCAGGACCGTATCGAAGATGATGGATATGATTGTAAGATCGTTGCAGCATCATTTAAAGGCGTTGAACAGGTAAAGAACGCATTTAACTATGGAGCAGAAGCAATCACAGCACCATATGCAGTATTAAAACAGGTATTTGCAAATCCTAATATTGACAAAGCAGTGACAGACTTCAACAATGACTGGTATGCAGTTTATGGAGAAGGTAAAGGAATCTGTGACCTTTAA
- a CDS encoding DeoR/GlpR family DNA-binding transcription regulator, with protein MTDRQTKILEIVNQKKKVEVATLSQMLEVSQVTIRKDLDALEELNFLTREHGYATMKNMSDISNRMAFCYETKQRIAEKASEIISDGETIMVESGSSCALLVKYLSETKKDITVITNSSYIARFIRETEGGVTKVIVLGGEYQKEAEVMVGPLVKTCAEAFYVDKLFMGTDGYIPGIGFTSGDMLRAEAAKSMADSTRNSIILTDSSKFSEHGVVMQCRLKDINMVFTDDQVPLEAKDAMEQNGIIVETVPR; from the coding sequence ATGACAGACAGACAAACAAAGATTCTTGAAATCGTAAATCAAAAAAAGAAAGTAGAAGTGGCAACTTTGTCACAGATGCTGGAGGTATCACAGGTCACGATCAGAAAAGATCTTGATGCTTTGGAAGAACTGAATTTTCTGACAAGAGAACATGGATATGCGACAATGAAGAATATGTCAGACATCAGCAATCGTATGGCTTTTTGTTATGAGACGAAACAGAGGATCGCAGAAAAGGCAAGTGAGATCATATCTGATGGAGAAACGATCATGGTGGAATCTGGGTCAAGTTGTGCATTGCTTGTAAAATACCTTTCAGAGACTAAGAAAGATATTACAGTTATCACGAATTCATCCTATATTGCCCGATTTATCAGAGAAACAGAGGGCGGTGTTACAAAGGTTATCGTTCTTGGAGGGGAATATCAGAAGGAAGCAGAAGTTATGGTGGGACCATTGGTGAAAACTTGTGCAGAAGCTTTTTATGTAGATAAACTATTTATGGGAACAGATGGATATATCCCTGGCATCGGATTCACAAGCGGAGATATGTTAAGGGCCGAAGCTGCCAAGAGTATGGCGGATTCTACAAGGAATTCTATCATTTTAACAGATTCCAGCAAGTTTTCAGAACATGGAGTTGTCATGCAGTGTAGACTCAAAGATATTAATATGGTATTTACGGACGATCAAGTGCCATTAGAAGCTAAAGATGCGATGGAACAAAATGGGATTATCGTAGAAACAGTACCTAGATAA
- a CDS encoding leucine-rich repeat domain-containing protein: MRTRKMMLYAGMIASLTMGIFISGTGQQKVEAKTKVTYTLKKGTLTIKGKGAMPAKMKFRRNKKIKKVIIKKGVTSVSYEAFALCKNLNSVTIPSTVKTIGIRSFYGTKISKITVPSKTKTIGQGAFGSCKDLKTIVMPGDFKLKLEEDTDDKLWYVTSDQSAVDTITFNTKLKLANVSYLSANNLVVAKNDPSYQSIEGVIYTKDGKGIVRVPQKRTELKIKEGCTEFNMQSVLYNSTDSEGDEFNNCSKLKKIVIPSSVKSINKIKYKTDRADACDMHVDTIEIAPKDFDANSLYALGSSLGKNITIESLMKLLPDQITYKDHMYITKDHGLLKYDGKDANVEIPEEITWIAPEAFYRNETLKNVKLPSKITTIEENTFYGCSELEAVVIPDQVTMIGKSAFDECTVLKSVTFGKSLKVIKDHAFASVNIRNFTIPSGIQKIETGAFAGINQIGTVTFEGSTKYVATDAFMNSTGIKLVYKKGIKEAQTELSYDYIIARKNGNNKVRTTWQPVSGANGYQLKFSTDKKFKKVLKTVMVKKNVSNATTYVKNKKKTLYIKVRPYQTINKKNVYGRWSYLQL, from the coding sequence ATGAGAACAAGAAAGATGATGTTGTATGCGGGCATGATCGCATCTCTGACAATGGGGATTTTTATAAGCGGAACAGGTCAGCAGAAAGTGGAAGCGAAAACTAAAGTAACATACACGCTTAAGAAGGGAACATTGACAATCAAAGGAAAAGGTGCAATGCCTGCGAAGATGAAATTTCGAAGGAACAAGAAGATCAAGAAAGTTATCATTAAAAAAGGCGTGACATCTGTTTCATATGAAGCGTTTGCATTATGTAAGAATTTAAATTCTGTGACAATTCCATCAACAGTAAAAACGATAGGAATTCGAAGCTTCTATGGAACAAAGATTTCTAAAATAACGGTTCCATCAAAGACAAAGACGATCGGGCAGGGGGCATTTGGAAGTTGCAAAGATTTAAAGACGATCGTTATGCCAGGAGACTTTAAATTAAAACTCGAAGAGGATACTGACGATAAGTTATGGTATGTCACAAGTGATCAGTCAGCAGTTGATACCATAACATTTAATACAAAATTAAAATTGGCAAATGTATCATATCTGTCAGCAAATAATCTGGTAGTTGCAAAGAATGATCCATCATATCAGAGTATCGAGGGTGTAATCTATACAAAAGATGGAAAAGGAATTGTAAGAGTACCTCAAAAGAGAACAGAGCTTAAGATCAAAGAAGGATGTACAGAGTTTAATATGCAATCTGTATTATATAATTCCACAGATTCTGAAGGAGATGAGTTCAACAATTGTTCTAAATTAAAGAAGATTGTAATTCCATCATCTGTAAAGAGTATTAATAAAATAAAATATAAAACGGATCGAGCGGATGCGTGTGATATGCACGTTGATACCATTGAAATTGCTCCAAAAGATTTTGATGCGAACAGCCTTTACGCATTAGGAAGTTCTCTTGGGAAGAATATCACGATTGAATCATTAATGAAATTACTTCCAGATCAGATTACATACAAAGATCATATGTATATTACAAAAGATCACGGTTTATTAAAATATGACGGAAAAGATGCAAATGTTGAAATTCCAGAAGAGATCACATGGATCGCACCAGAAGCATTTTATAGAAATGAAACATTAAAGAATGTCAAACTTCCATCTAAGATCACTACGATCGAAGAAAATACATTTTATGGATGTAGTGAATTGGAAGCCGTGGTAATTCCAGATCAGGTAACCATGATCGGCAAGTCAGCATTTGATGAATGTACGGTATTAAAATCCGTAACATTTGGAAAATCCTTAAAAGTGATCAAAGATCATGCGTTTGCTTCAGTAAATATCAGAAACTTTACAATCCCATCAGGAATTCAAAAGATAGAGACAGGTGCTTTTGCTGGAATCAATCAGATTGGGACGGTTACATTTGAGGGAAGTACAAAGTATGTTGCAACGGATGCATTTATGAATTCCACAGGAATAAAACTTGTATATAAGAAAGGGATCAAGGAAGCGCAAACAGAATTATCTTATGACTATATTATAGCCAGAAAGAATGGAAATAATAAAGTTCGTACAACGTGGCAGCCAGTATCAGGAGCTAATGGTTATCAGTTAAAATTCAGTACTGACAAGAAATTTAAAAAAGTATTGAAAACAGTAATGGTCAAGAAAAATGTGTCAAATGCTACAACATATGTAAAGAATAAGAAGAAAACCCTCTATATTAAAGTTCGCCCATATCAGACAATTAATAAGAAGAACGTTTACGGAAGATGGTCTTATCTGCAGTTATAG
- the hrcA gene encoding heat-inducible transcriptional repressor HrcA, which produces MELNDRKKLILKAIIANYLETGEPVGSRTIAKHPELNLSSATIRNEMADLEDMGYILQPHTSAGRIPSDTGYRFYVDQLMTERDSEHEEKQALIQRVDKMEVLLKQVANALANSTNYATMVSSPHYQNVTLKFVQLSQVDHEHLLAVIVTQGNIVKNKMIQVEEPLSNEDVLKLNVLLNTFLQGLSLQDINLALIQTMREQAGIRQDVLERILEEIAKAIHDADHMEIYTGGATNILKYPELGNPDTATELLDTLVEKKALTKLVDSTLESDSDNHTGIQVYIGEESPVKNMKDCSIVTATYELAEGGTGTVGIIGPKRMDYKKVVKTLKNLTEELDDIFKDKS; this is translated from the coding sequence ATGGAGTTAAATGATCGTAAGAAGTTAATATTGAAAGCGATTATCGCCAATTACCTTGAAACTGGTGAGCCGGTAGGATCAAGAACCATTGCCAAACATCCTGAGTTGAATTTAAGCTCAGCAACGATCCGTAATGAGATGGCAGATCTGGAAGATATGGGATATATCTTACAGCCTCATACATCCGCAGGAAGAATTCCTTCCGACACAGGTTATCGTTTTTATGTAGATCAGCTGATGACGGAACGTGACAGCGAACACGAAGAGAAACAGGCATTGATTCAGAGAGTTGATAAGATGGAAGTCTTATTAAAACAGGTTGCCAATGCATTGGCAAACAGCACGAATTATGCAACGATGGTTTCTTCCCCACATTATCAGAATGTAACACTGAAATTTGTGCAGCTGTCTCAGGTGGATCACGAACATCTGCTTGCAGTGATCGTTACACAAGGCAATATCGTAAAGAACAAGATGATCCAGGTAGAAGAACCGCTTTCGAATGAAGATGTTCTGAAATTGAATGTATTGTTGAATACATTTTTACAAGGATTATCATTACAAGATATCAACCTTGCACTGATCCAGACGATGAGAGAGCAGGCAGGGATCAGACAGGATGTGTTAGAACGGATTCTTGAAGAGATTGCCAAAGCGATCCATGATGCAGATCATATGGAAATCTACACAGGAGGAGCGACCAATATCTTAAAATATCCGGAGCTTGGGAATCCGGATACGGCAACAGAACTTCTTGATACATTAGTTGAGAAGAAGGCACTGACGAAACTGGTTGATTCTACTTTGGAATCAGATTCTGATAATCATACAGGGATCCAGGTTTATATCGGAGAAGAATCTCCGGTTAAGAATATGAAGGACTGTAGTATCGTAACTGCAACATATGAGCTTGCAGAAGGAGGTACAGGTACCGTTGGTATCATCGGACCGAAGAGAATGGATTACAAGAAAGTTGTTAAGACTTTAAAGAACCTCACTGAAGAATTAGATGATATTTTTAAAGACAAATCTTAA
- the grpE gene encoding nucleotide exchange factor GrpE: MIFLKTNLKKGSDVMSKKNENINEEVKNAEETAEDIKDTETKEEASKETEETKEAAADDKIAELEASVADWKDKYQRLMAEFENARKRTAKEATQRYDMGAMGVLEKLLPVIDNFERGLEAVSEEEKDSAFVKGIEQIYKQFVAVMEDVGVTPMDAQGKEFDANLHNAVMHVEDDEFGENIVAEELQKGYMYKENVLRHSMVKVAN; the protein is encoded by the coding sequence ATGATATTTTTAAAGACAAATCTTAAGAAAGGAAGTGATGTGATGAGTAAGAAAAACGAAAACATCAACGAAGAAGTAAAGAACGCAGAAGAGACTGCTGAAGATATAAAAGATACAGAAACAAAAGAGGAAGCTTCCAAAGAAACAGAAGAGACAAAGGAAGCAGCCGCTGATGACAAGATTGCAGAATTAGAAGCGTCCGTAGCTGACTGGAAAGACAAATATCAGAGACTGATGGCTGAATTTGAGAACGCAAGAAAGCGTACAGCAAAGGAAGCTACACAGCGTTATGATATGGGAGCAATGGGAGTTTTAGAAAAACTTCTTCCAGTTATTGATAACTTCGAGAGAGGCTTAGAAGCCGTATCCGAAGAAGAGAAAGACTCCGCATTCGTTAAAGGAATCGAACAGATCTATAAACAGTTTGTCGCTGTAATGGAAGATGTGGGAGTAACACCAATGGATGCACAAGGAAAAGAATTCGATGCAAATCTTCATAACGCAGTGATGCATGTCGAAGATGATGAGTTCGGTGAGAACATCGTTGCAGAAGAATTACAGAAAGGTTACATGTACAAAGAAAATGTACTGCGCCATAGTATGGTAAAAGTAGCTAACTAA
- the dnaK gene encoding molecular chaperone DnaK has protein sequence MGKIIGIDLGTTNSCVAVMEGGKPTVITNAEGMRTTPSVVAFTKTGERVIGEPAKRQAVTNAEKTIASIKRHMGTDYKVQIDDKAYSPQEISAMILQKLKSDAENYLGEKVTEAVITVPAYFNDAQRQATKDAGKIAGLDVKRIINEPTAAALSYGLDNEEEQKIMVYDLGGGTFDVSIIEIGDGVIEVLSTAGDNKLGGDDFDNVITQYMLDEFKKQEGVDLSTDKMAMQRLKEAAEKAKKELSSATTTNINLPFITATAEGPKHFDMNLTRAKFDELTAHLVERTAGPVNSALNDAGMTASELSKVLLVGGSTRIPAVQDKVQQLTGKEPFKGINPDECVAIGASVQGGKLAGDAGAGDILLLDVTPLSLSIETMGGVATRLIERNTTIPTKKSQIFSTAEDNQSAVDINVVQGERQFAKDNKSLGRFRLDGIAPARRGVPQIEVTFDIDANGIVNVSAKDLGTGKEQHITITAGSNMSDEDIDKAVKEAAEFEAADKKRKEAIDARNEADSIVFQTEKALEEAGDKVDPTEKAAVEADLKDLKDLVEATKDQDMTDAQVEDLKAKKDKLMTSAQNLFTKMYEAAAQAQQGAQGAADAGANQGAANDDVVDGDYKEV, from the coding sequence ATGGGTAAAATTATTGGTATTGACTTAGGAACAACAAACAGTTGTGTAGCAGTTATGGAAGGTGGAAAACCAACCGTTATTACAAATGCAGAAGGTATGAGAACAACACCATCTGTAGTAGCATTTACAAAGACAGGAGAACGTGTGATCGGTGAACCTGCAAAACGTCAGGCAGTTACAAACGCTGAGAAGACAATCGCTTCTATCAAACGTCATATGGGAACAGATTACAAAGTTCAGATCGATGACAAAGCATACTCTCCACAGGAAATTTCAGCAATGATCTTACAGAAATTAAAATCAGATGCTGAAAACTACTTAGGAGAGAAAGTAACAGAAGCAGTTATCACTGTTCCAGCTTACTTTAATGATGCTCAGCGTCAGGCAACAAAAGATGCTGGTAAGATTGCAGGACTTGATGTAAAACGTATCATCAACGAGCCAACAGCAGCAGCTTTATCTTATGGACTTGATAATGAAGAAGAACAGAAGATCATGGTATATGACTTAGGTGGTGGTACATTCGACGTATCTATCATCGAGATCGGTGATGGTGTCATCGAAGTATTATCAACAGCAGGAGATAACAAATTAGGTGGAGATGACTTTGATAACGTTATCACACAGTATATGTTAGATGAATTCAAGAAACAGGAAGGTGTTGACTTATCAACAGATAAGATGGCAATGCAGAGATTAAAAGAAGCAGCAGAGAAAGCTAAGAAAGAATTATCTTCTGCAACAACAACAAACATCAACCTGCCATTCATCACAGCAACAGCTGAAGGACCAAAACATTTTGATATGAACCTTACAAGAGCGAAATTCGATGAATTAACAGCTCATTTAGTAGAGAGAACAGCAGGACCTGTAAACTCTGCATTAAACGATGCTGGAATGACAGCTTCTGAATTAAGCAAAGTATTATTAGTTGGTGGTTCTACACGTATCCCAGCCGTACAGGACAAAGTACAGCAGTTAACAGGAAAAGAACCATTCAAAGGAATCAACCCAGACGAATGTGTAGCGATCGGAGCTTCTGTTCAGGGTGGTAAATTAGCAGGAGACGCTGGTGCCGGTGATATCCTTCTTCTGGATGTTACACCATTATCACTGTCTATCGAGACAATGGGTGGAGTTGCAACACGTCTGATCGAAAGAAATACAACAATCCCTACAAAGAAGAGCCAGATCTTCTCAACAGCAGAAGATAATCAGAGTGCTGTAGATATCAACGTTGTACAGGGTGAGAGACAGTTCGCAAAAGATAACAAATCTTTAGGAAGATTCAGATTAGATGGTATCGCACCTGCAAGACGTGGAGTACCTCAGATCGAAGTAACATTCGACATTGATGCAAATGGTATCGTAAATGTATCTGCAAAAGATCTTGGAACAGGAAAAGAACAGCACATTACGATCACAGCTGGATCTAACATGTCTGATGAAGATATCGATAAAGCTGTAAAAGAAGCTGCTGAATTCGAAGCTGCAGATAAGAAACGTAAAGAAGCGATCGATGCAAGAAACGAAGCTGATTCTATCGTATTCCAGACAGAGAAAGCCTTAGAAGAAGCAGGAGATAAAGTAGATCCTACAGAAAAAGCAGCTGTAGAAGCTGACTTAAAAGATTTAAAAGATCTTGTAGAAGCTACAAAAGATCAGGATATGACAGATGCTCAGGTTGAAGATCTAAAAGCTAAGAAAGACAAACTGATGACAAGTGCTCAGAATTTATTTACAAAGATGTATGAAGCAGCAGCACAGGCTCAGCAGGGAGCTCAGGGAGCAGCAGATGCAGGAGCAAACCAGGGAGCAGCAAACGATGATGTTGTAGATGGTGACTACAAAGAAGTATAA
- the dnaJ gene encoding molecular chaperone DnaJ: protein MAEKRDYYEVLGIDRNASASEIKKAYRKLAKKYHPDTNPGDKEAEAKFKEVTEAYEILSDSEKKAQYDQYGHAAFEQGAGGFNGGGFGGFDFGGDMGDIFGDIFGGMFGGGSRGGARQANRPTQGSHIRARIHVTFEEAVFGTSKKIEITLKDECTTCHGTGAKPGTSPETCPKCQGRGQVVFTQQSMFGTVQNVQTCPDCHGTGKIIRDKCPDCHGTGYVSNRKTIEVTVPAGIDNGQSIRIRGKGEPGTNGGPRGDLLVEVIVERHPKFQRQDTTIYSTEPISFTQAALGGKIQIPTVDGPYEYTIKPGTQTDTRIRLKGKGVPMVRNKNVRGDHYVTLVVQVPEHLNGEQRAALQKFQEAMGEVPKKEEAHKEHKGFFGKHKK from the coding sequence ATGGCGGAAAAAAGAGATTACTATGAAGTGCTAGGCATTGACCGTAATGCTTCAGCATCAGAAATAAAGAAAGCCTACCGAAAACTCGCCAAGAAATATCATCCAGATACGAATCCTGGAGATAAAGAGGCAGAAGCCAAATTTAAAGAAGTAACAGAAGCTTATGAGATATTAAGCGACTCTGAAAAGAAAGCGCAGTATGACCAGTATGGTCATGCTGCCTTTGAGCAGGGTGCTGGCGGATTTAATGGCGGCGGATTTGGCGGTTTTGATTTCGGTGGTGATATGGGAGATATCTTTGGTGATATTTTCGGAGGTATGTTCGGTGGAGGAAGCCGTGGCGGAGCAAGACAGGCTAATCGTCCGACACAGGGATCACATATTCGTGCAAGAATCCACGTAACATTTGAAGAAGCAGTCTTTGGTACATCAAAGAAAATAGAAATTACATTAAAAGATGAATGTACAACATGTCACGGAACCGGTGCAAAACCAGGTACAAGTCCAGAAACATGTCCAAAATGTCAGGGACGTGGTCAGGTTGTATTTACACAGCAGTCTATGTTTGGAACGGTGCAGAATGTTCAGACATGTCCAGATTGTCATGGAACAGGTAAGATCATTCGTGATAAGTGTCCAGATTGTCATGGAACAGGTTATGTAAGCAATCGTAAGACGATCGAAGTGACAGTACCAGCAGGTATTGACAACGGACAGAGTATCCGTATCCGTGGCAAAGGAGAGCCAGGTACAAATGGAGGCCCAAGAGGAGATCTGTTAGTAGAAGTGATCGTAGAAAGACATCCAAAATTCCAGCGTCAGGATACAACGATCTATTCAACAGAGCCAATTTCCTTTACACAGGCAGCACTTGGTGGTAAGATCCAGATTCCTACAGTCGATGGACCATACGAATACACGATCAAACCAGGAACACAGACAGACACCAGAATCCGCTTAAAAGGAAAAGGTGTGCCAATGGTACGTAATAAGAATGTACGAGGAGACCACTATGTAACACTTGTCGTTCAGGTACCAGAACACTTAAACGGAGAGCAAAGAGCAGCTCTTCAGAAATTCCAGGAAGCTATGGGTGAAGTTCCTAAGAAGGAAGAAGCTCATAAAGAACATAAAGGTTTCTTTGGGAAACATAAAAAGTAA
- a CDS encoding BlaI/MecI/CopY family transcriptional regulator, with the protein MKAIWNIEKRQGRVIIQDLVEEIKRNTGKEYHRNSVSTYLRRLEKKDFIETKKEGRRSFICSKVDESDYHKVQFEQMKKVWFDDSWDEFSVALSDVVKQEENDKLRRLIDDLDDSAD; encoded by the coding sequence ATGAAAGCTATTTGGAATATTGAAAAGAGGCAGGGCAGAGTAATAATACAGGATTTGGTGGAAGAAATAAAAAGGAACACAGGGAAAGAATATCATAGGAATAGTGTTTCGACTTATTTGAGAAGATTGGAGAAGAAAGATTTCATAGAGACAAAGAAAGAAGGAAGAAGAAGTTTTATTTGTTCGAAAGTCGATGAATCAGATTATCATAAAGTGCAGTTTGAGCAGATGAAAAAAGTATGGTTTGATGATTCATGGGATGAATTTTCAGTAGCTCTTTCTGATGTAGTAAAACAAGAGGAGAATGATAAATTACGGAGGTTGATCGATGATCTGGATGATTCAGCAGATTAG
- a CDS encoding M56 family metallopeptidase: MVGIWGIGFGISIWKSKRKERVFLDICQSGKTCREWISKQALELMEKFEIHNSVSVEYNPFVQTPMVYGIRNPKVLLPTEEYTTDQLKIILLHELTHIKHKDIFWKLLCRMILLIYWFYPLKRQIFKAVNEWSEVYCDFSVINETGSKKGYFKTIYDIMIHQFQFQEYICAGIGECNLERRILIAKNIKRMNTEKWIIGFILSMCFILFGGISVVTAMESMQLGYRILDRNTTEEIVVDGTPEVMNLVVHKRYGYDPRIFHTKYLEDDGSIYGVDFLKKKERVQTKWIYLKKGQKVFFKVFDMTDKDANKRKLEAGIRDFSNNIKYVNRSEEIDYKFSIEKSGKYQCFVSNYNDQNIELLGEIEILER; this comes from the coding sequence ATGGTAGGGATATGGGGAATAGGATTTGGAATCAGCATATGGAAAAGCAAACGTAAGGAGAGGGTATTTTTAGATATATGTCAGTCAGGAAAAACATGTAGAGAATGGATTTCAAAGCAAGCGCTAGAATTAATGGAAAAATTTGAGATTCATAATTCTGTAAGTGTTGAATACAACCCATTTGTACAGACACCGATGGTATATGGAATAAGGAATCCAAAAGTTTTACTTCCGACAGAAGAATATACCACAGACCAGCTAAAGATTATTTTATTGCATGAGCTGACACATATAAAACATAAGGATATCTTTTGGAAACTATTATGCAGAATGATTTTACTGATCTACTGGTTTTATCCATTAAAACGTCAAATATTTAAAGCAGTGAATGAATGGAGTGAAGTCTATTGCGATTTCAGTGTGATCAATGAGACGGGAAGCAAGAAGGGATATTTTAAGACAATCTATGATATTATGATTCATCAATTTCAGTTCCAGGAATATATCTGTGCAGGAATTGGGGAATGTAACTTGGAACGAAGAATATTAATCGCAAAGAATATTAAGAGAATGAATACGGAGAAATGGATCATAGGTTTTATTTTGAGCATGTGTTTTATATTATTTGGGGGAATCAGTGTTGTTACTGCAATGGAGTCAATGCAATTGGGATATAGAATTTTAGATAGAAATACAACAGAAGAAATTGTGGTAGATGGTACACCAGAGGTTATGAATTTAGTTGTACATAAAAGATATGGATATGATCCAAGAATTTTCCATACTAAATATTTGGAAGATGATGGTTCAATTTATGGGGTGGATTTTCTGAAAAAGAAAGAACGAGTACAAACGAAATGGATTTATTTAAAGAAAGGACAAAAAGTATTTTTTAAAGTCTTTGATATGACTGATAAAGATGCAAACAAAAGAAAATTAGAGGCAGGAATACGGGACTTTTCAAATAATATAAAATATGTTAACAGATCAGAAGAAATTGATTATAAGTTTTCAATTGAAAAAAGTGGAAAGTATCAATGTTTTGTTAGTAATTATAATGATCAAAATATTGAATTATTAGGAGAAATTGAAATTTTAGAGAGATAA